The Nitratidesulfovibrio sp. genome window below encodes:
- a CDS encoding YcaO-like family protein codes for MPDQTKPAATPASLPTLHYRYAHTSTEATTGYFACEPPVDMTFEQGLDRLEAAPLDEFLHSHLLRLAAVFSPERMSALLDGLDPIARPATAALLREACLLNPGLSDLLHRTAPAPAPQTLAAIEAATPHIALRWHAQPDRDLHRAWCEVFRDNMHNHRMLPQLEDMDIPPLYDPAEILDGPERPVATAADIRALLAMGPAESAPWQRPPSHETASLALERLVENGIIAGVEMRHEASLSPIALLRRWNVDMTVRCGALDYTLKGEGTTYGRGLSLADARASYAMEMVERASSYVSVGAVDGQLHVLDRATPQPLLRARLSELLADGREVLPPHAIPLEAPYQDQPLYWLAGHTPDDAGGTRPVLVPAQMAYLFCNLDEIALFSASGSTGLATGNIMDEAKVAALTEILERDAEATMPYDRSQCFRLVTDDTRLQSLLDDYAARGIHIQFQDLTTEFGVPCYKCFVVGPRGQVARGTGAGLSGRRAVLSAMTETPFAYPNGGPSGPGVRGLPERKLEDLPDLTLESPQRNLALLETLFTVNRMAPVYVELTHADLQFPVVKALVPGLESTADFDTWSRMSRRLFRNYLRLRG; via the coding sequence ATGCCCGACCAAACCAAGCCTGCGGCCACCCCCGCGTCTCTCCCCACCCTGCACTACCGCTATGCCCACACCTCCACAGAGGCCACCACCGGCTATTTCGCCTGCGAGCCTCCGGTGGACATGACCTTCGAGCAGGGCCTCGACCGGCTGGAGGCCGCTCCCCTCGACGAATTCCTGCACAGCCATCTGTTGCGCCTTGCCGCCGTGTTCTCCCCGGAACGCATGTCCGCCCTGCTGGATGGGCTTGACCCCATCGCCCGGCCCGCCACCGCCGCCCTGCTGCGCGAGGCGTGCCTGCTGAACCCCGGCCTTTCGGACCTTCTCCACCGCACCGCTCCTGCCCCCGCGCCGCAAACCCTTGCCGCCATCGAGGCCGCCACTCCGCACATCGCGCTGCGCTGGCACGCCCAGCCCGACCGCGACCTGCATCGCGCCTGGTGCGAGGTATTCCGCGACAACATGCACAACCACCGCATGCTGCCGCAACTCGAAGACATGGACATCCCTCCGCTGTACGACCCGGCGGAAATTCTCGACGGCCCGGAACGCCCGGTGGCCACCGCCGCCGACATCCGCGCCCTGCTGGCCATGGGGCCTGCGGAATCCGCCCCCTGGCAGCGCCCGCCGTCGCACGAGACCGCATCCCTCGCGCTGGAGCGGCTGGTGGAAAACGGCATCATCGCCGGGGTGGAAATGCGCCACGAGGCGTCCCTTTCGCCCATCGCCCTGCTGCGCCGCTGGAATGTGGACATGACCGTGCGCTGCGGCGCGCTGGACTACACCCTGAAGGGCGAGGGCACCACCTACGGGCGCGGCCTGTCCCTGGCCGACGCGCGCGCCTCGTACGCCATGGAGATGGTGGAACGCGCCTCGTCCTACGTTTCCGTGGGCGCAGTGGATGGCCAGTTGCATGTGCTCGACCGGGCCACGCCACAGCCGCTGCTGCGCGCCCGCCTGTCCGAACTGCTGGCCGATGGCCGCGAGGTGCTGCCCCCCCACGCCATCCCGCTGGAGGCCCCCTATCAGGACCAGCCCCTGTACTGGCTTGCCGGGCACACCCCCGACGATGCGGGCGGCACGCGGCCCGTGCTGGTGCCCGCGCAGATGGCCTACCTGTTCTGCAACCTTGACGAAATCGCCCTGTTCTCGGCCTCCGGGTCCACCGGCCTTGCCACCGGCAACATCATGGACGAAGCCAAGGTGGCCGCACTCACGGAAATCCTCGAGCGCGACGCGGAAGCCACCATGCCCTACGACCGCTCGCAGTGCTTCCGCCTGGTCACCGACGACACGCGCCTGCAATCCCTGCTGGACGACTATGCCGCGCGCGGCATCCACATCCAGTTCCAGGACCTGACCACCGAGTTCGGCGTGCCCTGTTACAAGTGCTTCGTGGTGGGTCCGCGCGGCCAGGTGGCGCGGGGCACCGGCGCGGGGCTTTCCGGCCGCCGCGCCGTGCTTTCCGCCATGACCGAAACGCCCTTCGCCTACCCCAACGGCGGCCCCTCCGGCCCCGGTGTGCGCGGCCTGCCGGAACGCAAGCTGGAAGACCTGCCCGACCTGACCCTGGAATCGCCCCAGCGCAATCTGGCGCTGCTGGAAACCCTGTTCACCGTCAACCGCATGGCGCCCGTGTACGTGGAACTCACCCACGCCGACCTGCAATTCCCCGTGGTCAAGGCGCTGGTGCCCGGCCTGGAATCCACCGCCGACTTCGACACCTGGTCGCGCATGAGCCGCCGGTTGTTCCGCAATTATCTAAGGTTAAGAGGATAA
- a CDS encoding MTH1187 family thiamine-binding protein, whose product MSVLAEIAVFPMDKGASVSQWVARVLSVIQESGLPYQLGPMGTTIEGGRAEVMQVADRCLAALEADCDRVYMTLKVDLRKGPVGRMAGKVASVEARLAES is encoded by the coding sequence ATGAGCGTTCTCGCCGAAATCGCCGTCTTTCCTATGGACAAGGGGGCCAGCGTCAGCCAGTGGGTGGCCCGCGTGCTGTCGGTCATTCAGGAAAGCGGCCTGCCCTACCAGCTGGGCCCCATGGGCACCACCATCGAAGGCGGCAGGGCCGAGGTCATGCAGGTGGCAGACCGCTGCCTGGCCGCGCTGGAAGCGGACTGCGACCGGGTGTACATGACCCTGAAGGTGGACCTGCGCAAAGGCCCCGTGGGCCGCATGGCGGGCAAGGTGGCCTCCGTGGAGGCAAGGCTGGCCGAAAGTTGA
- a CDS encoding MATE family efflux transporter, with protein MLSKMVAGIAARWSAPGGYREVLGVSLPLVASMASTTVMEFTDRLFLSHYSVEAIAAATPAAVVHLLFLLTCMGITGYSGVFIAQYIGSGAPRRVGAALWQGLYMALAFGAGMGLLWYAAPAIFAFAGHSPGVQAGEVSYFRMLTAGSVLPLVNSCLAGFFAGQGRTRPVMFANMVAMVVNIPLDYALIYGVWGLPEMGIAGAGLATATGWGVGTLLFVWMVFTPRNERNYKVWSGRGLEPELFRRMARYGLPSGINGFAELFSVTWFVFLVGELGETALAATNITFSINMVAFLPMIGMNIAVGSMVGQAMGRGNPAEAERVTSSTLHVAMAWMFALSLLFFCAPGPLYGLFLGGGAHDAAMTAQQAEIRDLGVVLLRFVCVYCLLDGVTIVYTGALKGAGDTWFVMWNMLLGCVVWLVLPTLALRASGLMTLNSLWAAFTAFILLLAVVSWLRFRRGAWKRLRLVETAHPLPDVPAAPGAPEGGGEV; from the coding sequence ATGTTGTCGAAAATGGTGGCTGGCATCGCCGCGCGCTGGAGCGCGCCGGGCGGGTACCGCGAGGTGCTCGGCGTCAGCCTGCCGCTGGTGGCCAGCATGGCCTCCACAACGGTCATGGAGTTCACCGACCGGCTGTTCCTGAGCCATTACTCGGTGGAGGCCATCGCGGCGGCCACCCCGGCTGCCGTGGTGCATCTGCTGTTCCTGCTCACCTGCATGGGCATCACCGGGTATTCCGGGGTGTTCATTGCCCAGTACATCGGTTCCGGCGCGCCGCGCCGTGTGGGGGCCGCCCTGTGGCAGGGCCTGTACATGGCGCTGGCCTTTGGCGCGGGCATGGGCCTCTTGTGGTACGCCGCGCCCGCCATCTTCGCCTTTGCCGGTCATTCGCCGGGGGTGCAGGCGGGCGAGGTGTCCTATTTCCGCATGCTCACGGCTGGCTCGGTGCTGCCGCTGGTCAACAGTTGCCTGGCCGGGTTCTTTGCCGGGCAGGGGCGCACCCGCCCGGTGATGTTCGCCAACATGGTCGCCATGGTGGTGAACATTCCGCTGGATTACGCCCTGATCTACGGTGTGTGGGGCCTGCCCGAAATGGGCATTGCCGGGGCTGGCCTGGCCACGGCCACCGGGTGGGGCGTGGGCACGCTGCTGTTCGTGTGGATGGTGTTCACCCCCCGCAATGAACGGAACTATAAGGTGTGGAGCGGGCGCGGACTGGAGCCGGAACTGTTCCGCCGCATGGCCCGTTACGGCCTGCCCAGCGGCATCAACGGGTTTGCCGAACTGTTTTCGGTGACGTGGTTCGTGTTTCTGGTGGGTGAACTGGGCGAAACGGCGCTGGCTGCCACCAACATCACCTTTTCCATCAACATGGTGGCCTTTCTGCCCATGATCGGCATGAACATCGCCGTGGGCAGCATGGTGGGGCAGGCCATGGGGCGGGGCAACCCCGCCGAGGCCGAGCGGGTCACGTCCAGTACCCTGCACGTGGCCATGGCCTGGATGTTCGCGCTTTCGCTGCTGTTCTTCTGCGCGCCGGGCCCGCTGTACGGGTTGTTCCTGGGCGGCGGCGCGCACGATGCGGCCATGACCGCGCAACAGGCCGAAATCCGCGACCTGGGCGTGGTGCTGCTGCGCTTCGTGTGCGTGTACTGTCTGCTGGACGGGGTGACCATCGTGTACACCGGCGCGCTGAAGGGCGCGGGCGATACGTGGTTCGTCATGTGGAACATGCTGCTTGGCTGCGTGGTCTGGCTGGTGTTGCCCACGCTGGCCCTGCGCGCCTCGGGCCTGATGACCCTGAACTCGCTGTGGGCGGCGTTCACCGCGTTCATCCTGCTGCTGGCCGTGGTGTCGTGGCTGCGTTTTCGACGCGGCGCGTGGAAGCGGCTGCGGCTGGTGGAAACGGCGCACCCGCTGCCCGATGTGCCCGCAGCGCCGGGTGCTCCCGAAGGGGGCGGCGAGGTCTGA
- a CDS encoding 6-hydroxymethylpterin diphosphokinase MptE-like protein, translating into MNHTQFLADNTKALAAAQPQLAAWLAANAPAPETLAPRLCLNRWNMLDVELEDGRRLFDAFPPHFAYRSWPPTEQAERSATIIVGANLGYGINHMLEKTPPRHRLLVVEPDPAMLTLCLGLTDYRPFIESGRLTFVEPRFDALVAAVRGCDKQFLFGRILLQADLPSQQIGPAYAHWIRICREQLDALSVELSTLRRAQDVMVGNELSNFRRALADGDMKSLRGALDGLPAIIAGAGPSLAASAPAVARLADRALVTAALQTLPAMQAVGIRPDLALCIDYSDGIFRVYDRLDPEWARHVPLIYSTKVQPEVVRRYPGPTLPLWTVGGMATFIAGKDDLVLDAAGNVSVALLRLLHWMGAGRMVLAGQDFGWRGEASHAAGHHAAAITVGTLDLPGRDGPVRSTLPYATALRDMEQDIRTLQLDVVNLYGGGALIRGARDITPDAIDRELPPPADCGNTDGGGADGRADILAGFRQRLDAAMTPCEQPLFAPRLPQWRTSLRNAQKRLETLFRKPERHGAEIVEMLGRVHFYLRQDPICTPYLYNEIMDVSGLVHGRDRFGLSQMTEFRQIARRVLDKIRRIDEVMTSAGQQAA; encoded by the coding sequence ATGAACCACACCCAATTCCTCGCCGACAACACCAAGGCCCTGGCCGCCGCGCAGCCCCAGTTGGCCGCGTGGCTGGCCGCAAACGCTCCCGCGCCCGAGACGCTGGCCCCCCGCCTGTGCTTGAACCGCTGGAACATGCTGGATGTCGAACTGGAGGACGGTCGTCGGTTGTTTGACGCCTTTCCGCCCCACTTCGCCTACCGGTCATGGCCCCCCACGGAACAGGCGGAGCGTTCGGCCACCATCATCGTGGGCGCCAACCTGGGCTACGGCATCAACCACATGCTGGAAAAGACGCCGCCCCGCCACCGGCTGCTGGTGGTGGAACCCGACCCGGCCATGCTCACCCTGTGCCTGGGACTGACGGATTACCGTCCGTTCATCGAATCGGGCAGGCTGACCTTCGTGGAGCCCCGGTTCGACGCGCTGGTGGCCGCCGTGCGCGGCTGCGACAAGCAGTTCCTGTTCGGGCGCATCCTGTTGCAGGCAGACCTGCCCAGCCAGCAGATCGGCCCCGCTTACGCCCACTGGATACGCATCTGCCGCGAGCAGCTGGACGCCCTGTCGGTGGAGCTTTCCACCCTGCGCCGCGCCCAGGACGTGATGGTGGGCAACGAGCTTTCCAACTTCCGTCGCGCCCTGGCCGACGGCGACATGAAGTCGCTGCGCGGGGCGCTGGACGGGCTGCCCGCCATCATCGCGGGCGCCGGGCCTTCGCTGGCCGCATCGGCCCCGGCCGTGGCCCGGCTGGCCGACCGCGCGCTGGTCACGGCGGCGCTGCAAACCCTGCCCGCCATGCAGGCCGTGGGCATCCGCCCCGACCTTGCCCTGTGCATCGACTACAGCGACGGCATCTTTCGCGTGTACGACCGGCTGGACCCGGAATGGGCGCGCCACGTGCCGCTGATCTATTCCACCAAGGTCCAGCCCGAGGTGGTGCGCCGCTATCCCGGCCCCACGCTGCCGCTGTGGACCGTGGGCGGCATGGCCACCTTCATCGCGGGCAAGGACGACCTGGTGCTGGACGCGGCGGGCAACGTCAGCGTGGCCCTGCTGCGCCTGCTGCACTGGATGGGTGCGGGCCGCATGGTGCTGGCCGGGCAGGACTTCGGCTGGCGGGGCGAGGCATCGCACGCCGCCGGGCACCACGCCGCCGCCATCACCGTGGGCACGCTGGACCTGCCGGGCCGCGACGGACCGGTACGCTCCACCCTGCCCTACGCCACGGCCCTGCGCGACATGGAACAGGACATCCGCACCCTGCAACTGGACGTGGTGAACCTGTACGGCGGCGGCGCGCTGATCCGGGGCGCGCGGGACATCACGCCCGATGCCATCGACCGCGAACTGCCGCCCCCGGCGGATTGCGGCAACACGGACGGCGGCGGCGCGGACGGTCGTGCCGACATTCTGGCGGGTTTCCGCCAGCGCCTGGACGCGGCCATGACCCCGTGCGAGCAGCCCCTGTTCGCCCCCCGCCTGCCGCAGTGGCGCACCTCGCTGCGCAATGCGCAGAAAAGGCTGGAAACCCTGTTCCGCAAGCCGGAACGCCACGGCGCGGAAATCGTCGAAATGCTGGGCCGGGTGCACTTCTACTTGCGCCAGGACCCCATCTGCACGCCGTACCTGTACAACGAGATCATGGACGTTTCCGGGCTGGTGCACGGGCGCGACCGCTTCGGCCTGTCGCAGATGACGGAATTCCGGCAGATTGCCCGGCGGGTGCTGGACAAGATCCGCCGCATCGACGAAGTGATGACCAGCGCGGGCCAGCAGGCTGCGTAG
- a CDS encoding gamma-glutamyltransferase family protein has protein sequence MLHTPRARRGMVVTPHHLASQAGLAILREGGNAAEAVVAAAATLCAVYPHMTGLGGDGFWLMHEPGAPAPVGIDASGRSGASVTPDLLRTAGHAHQIPRRGPLAAITVAGAVSGWAAALDHARAWGPALPLSRLLEEAEWHARHGFAVTAGHHALVRDNMKSLAAQPGFAAQFLPDGICPPEGSILRLPALADTLHTLGIRGLDDFYRGRVAAAMAADLAEAGSPLTATDLADHRALLVAPLCLRLPQGQVFNLPPPSQGVASLCILGIFERLRSAGAPIEPESFAHLHAIVEATKRAFRMRDDLVGDPDHAPYPVTDALLPDRLDALARDVDMVRALPWPAPPSGGDTVWLGAVDAQGRAVSCIQSIYFEFGSGVVLPRTGITWQNRGCGFSLQTGSPAALAPRRKPFHTLNPALALLADGRVMPYGTMGGEGQPQTQAAVFTRHVVFRQPLQRAVSAPRWLLGRTWGDDAVHLRLEGRIPPDVAATLRAAGHPVRMVGDYDPVMGHAGAIVRHADGTLEGAADPRGDGCVAAW, from the coding sequence ATGCTGCACACGCCGCGCGCCCGCAGGGGCATGGTCGTCACCCCGCATCACCTCGCCTCGCAGGCAGGGCTGGCCATCCTGCGCGAGGGCGGCAACGCCGCGGAGGCCGTGGTTGCCGCAGCCGCAACGTTGTGCGCCGTTTACCCGCACATGACCGGCCTTGGCGGCGACGGCTTCTGGCTGATGCATGAACCCGGCGCACCCGCCCCCGTGGGCATCGACGCCAGCGGGCGCTCCGGCGCATCGGTAACCCCGGACCTGCTCCGCACGGCGGGCCATGCGCACCAGATTCCCCGGCGCGGCCCGCTGGCCGCCATCACTGTTGCCGGGGCCGTATCCGGCTGGGCGGCGGCGCTGGACCACGCCCGCGCCTGGGGTCCCGCCCTGCCCCTGTCCCGCCTGCTGGAAGAAGCAGAGTGGCACGCCCGGCACGGCTTTGCCGTCACCGCCGGGCACCACGCGCTGGTGCGCGACAACATGAAATCGCTGGCCGCGCAACCCGGCTTTGCCGCGCAGTTCCTGCCGGACGGCATCTGCCCGCCGGAAGGCAGCATCCTGCGCCTGCCCGCCTTGGCCGACACCCTGCACACGCTGGGCATACGCGGGCTGGACGACTTCTACCGGGGCCGGGTGGCCGCCGCCATGGCTGCCGACCTTGCCGAAGCGGGCTCGCCCCTCACGGCGACGGACCTCGCGGACCACCGGGCCTTGCTGGTGGCCCCCCTGTGCCTGCGCCTGCCGCAAGGACAGGTGTTCAACCTGCCGCCGCCATCGCAGGGTGTGGCGTCGCTGTGCATCCTCGGCATCTTCGAACGATTGCGCAGCGCGGGCGCGCCCATCGAACCGGAATCCTTCGCCCACCTCCACGCCATCGTCGAGGCCACCAAGCGCGCCTTCCGCATGCGCGACGACCTTGTGGGCGACCCCGACCACGCGCCGTACCCCGTGACAGACGCCCTGCTCCCCGACCGGCTGGACGCCCTTGCCCGCGACGTGGACATGGTCCGCGCCCTGCCGTGGCCCGCACCGCCCTCCGGCGGCGACACGGTGTGGCTGGGCGCGGTGGACGCACAGGGACGCGCCGTCAGTTGCATCCAGAGCATCTACTTCGAATTCGGCTCCGGCGTGGTCCTGCCGCGTACCGGCATCACCTGGCAGAACCGGGGCTGCGGCTTTTCGCTCCAGACAGGCAGCCCTGCCGCGCTGGCCCCGCGCCGCAAGCCGTTCCATACCCTGAACCCGGCCCTGGCACTGCTGGCCGACGGCAGGGTCATGCCCTATGGCACCATGGGCGGCGAAGGCCAACCCCAGACCCAGGCCGCCGTGTTCACCCGCCACGTGGTCTTCCGCCAGCCGCTGCAACGAGCCGTCAGCGCCCCGCGCTGGCTGCTGGGCCGGACCTGGGGGGACGACGCCGTGCATCTGCGGCTGGAAGGCCGCATCCCCCCGGACGTTGCCGCTACGCTACGCGCAGCCGGGCATCCCGTGCGCATGGTGGGCGATTACGACCCGGTCATGGGCCATGCCGGGGCCATCGTGCGCCATGCGGACGGCACCCTGGAAGGTGCTGCCGATCCGCGCGGTGACGGCTGCGTGGCCGCGTGGTGA
- a CDS encoding phosphatase PAP2 family protein: protein MRQPYPIAHHLLCTLPLLALLAISTVCLGTGDEVTAHWRAWRHANPDTASLVMVLTDWGNPALYAVYGTLFWRGRRRHDPRTVRFVLAYVAVQLLISFLLVRVIKIAAGRPRPDVTGPWVPFSFDGPHNSLPSGHTAEIAGACPPLAMRWKHMAASLALGGYVAAVGYSRVLLGQHHASDVLAGLLLGSLAAFIIHRITHRTAPL, encoded by the coding sequence ATGCGTCAGCCATACCCCATCGCGCACCATTTGCTGTGCACCCTGCCGCTGCTGGCGCTGCTTGCGATATCCACCGTGTGCCTTGGCACCGGGGACGAGGTGACCGCCCACTGGCGCGCCTGGCGGCACGCCAACCCCGATACGGCCAGCCTCGTCATGGTGCTGACCGACTGGGGCAACCCGGCCCTGTACGCGGTCTACGGCACGCTGTTCTGGCGCGGCCGACGCCGCCACGACCCGCGTACCGTGCGCTTCGTCCTTGCCTACGTGGCGGTGCAACTGCTGATTTCGTTCCTGCTCGTGCGGGTGATCAAGATCGCCGCCGGGCGCCCCCGGCCCGACGTGACGGGGCCATGGGTACCCTTTTCGTTCGACGGGCCGCACAATTCGCTGCCCTCCGGCCACACGGCGGAAATCGCCGGGGCCTGCCCGCCGCTGGCCATGCGCTGGAAGCACATGGCCGCATCCCTTGCCCTTGGCGGGTACGTGGCCGCCGTGGGCTATTCGCGGGTGCTGCTGGGGCAACACCACGCCAGCGACGTATTGGCGGGGCTTCTGCTGGGCAGCCTTGCCGCCTTCATCATACACCGCATCACCCACAGGACCGCCCCCCTATGA
- a CDS encoding Cache 3/Cache 2 fusion domain-containing protein has protein sequence MFQRMRFSTKFYLGSAAIVASTVAFMAIVLTIVVRGDLVDLGQLNLKSATDNLVSTIEMQHAITQEKVTSDLALFESQLLADGPLMVRKADVQKVDVVNQVSKQKETVEMPGLFQYSLLGRKPMRNNHDVVDRVQQMAGGAATLFQVLPGKLVRIATNVRTADGQRAVGTYIPEDSPVYKAVMAGQTYTGRAYVVNDWYITAYKPVRDEDGTIIAVIFVGRPIRTPQLVEMMDKVRVAGAGYAFVYDASGMILHHPTLRGKTLEEAGIATFFKDVKDGHVDYTMGGVPLRAYVRHFEPWDWRVAMRMTRTEMVHGLDAHLLQNAAIIAVVALGVALICVFGLLRTVSRPLGTLRRFTAEVARGNYDAAIDYVADDDIGRTIGGVRTMVGEIKHRLGFSNGILHGMTMPSYVVDTDGRITYLNQAMLDLLGISGKPDEHLGTDVAVLFYGEAGRDTVVGRCMRERRAILNTELTLARRTGGTVHARLDTAPLLDMDGNLIGAFSIFADLTDIKAHQQEMEAKNTLIGEVAAEADRISQVVADAAAGLARQVELAERGADVQKARAGEAASAMDQMNASVVEVARAADEAAASADEARAKAEEGASITRETVAASTAVATDAEGLRTDMRELGTQVEGIGRIMDVISDIADQTNLLALNAAIEAARAGDAGRGFAVVADEVRKLAEKTMGATREVGEAVTRIRAGAARNLQATENAARNVGRSAELAETSGQTLQHIVTIAVTTADRVRAIATAASQQSAASEEISRATGEVDRISGETVDAMREAARAVAALAEQAEALRAVMARMR, from the coding sequence ATGTTCCAGCGAATGCGTTTCAGCACCAAATTCTATCTGGGCAGCGCCGCCATCGTGGCAAGCACCGTGGCCTTCATGGCCATCGTGCTCACCATCGTCGTGCGGGGCGACTTGGTGGACCTCGGGCAGCTCAACCTGAAGTCCGCCACGGACAATCTTGTCTCCACCATCGAGATGCAGCACGCCATCACGCAGGAAAAGGTCACCTCCGACCTTGCGCTGTTCGAGTCGCAACTGCTGGCCGATGGCCCGCTGATGGTGCGCAAGGCCGACGTGCAGAAAGTCGATGTGGTCAACCAAGTCAGCAAGCAGAAGGAAACGGTCGAGATGCCCGGCCTGTTCCAGTATTCGCTGCTGGGCCGCAAACCCATGCGCAACAACCACGACGTGGTGGACCGCGTGCAGCAGATGGCGGGCGGCGCCGCCACCCTGTTCCAGGTGCTGCCCGGCAAGCTGGTGCGCATAGCCACCAACGTGCGCACGGCGGACGGCCAGCGTGCCGTGGGAACCTACATTCCGGAAGACAGCCCCGTCTACAAGGCCGTCATGGCGGGCCAGACCTACACGGGCCGGGCCTACGTGGTGAACGACTGGTACATCACCGCCTACAAGCCCGTGCGCGACGAGGACGGCACCATCATCGCCGTCATTTTCGTGGGCCGCCCCATTCGCACGCCGCAGCTTGTCGAAATGATGGACAAGGTGCGTGTGGCGGGTGCGGGCTACGCCTTCGTCTACGATGCCTCGGGCATGATTCTCCACCATCCCACGCTGCGCGGCAAGACGCTTGAAGAAGCTGGCATTGCCACCTTCTTCAAGGACGTGAAGGACGGCCACGTGGACTACACCATGGGCGGCGTGCCCCTGCGCGCCTACGTGCGCCATTTCGAACCGTGGGACTGGCGCGTGGCCATGCGCATGACCCGCACGGAAATGGTGCACGGGCTGGATGCGCATCTCTTGCAGAACGCCGCCATCATTGCCGTGGTGGCGCTTGGCGTGGCGCTGATCTGCGTGTTCGGGCTGCTGCGCACCGTGTCGCGCCCGCTGGGCACCTTGCGCCGTTTCACGGCGGAAGTGGCCAGGGGCAACTACGACGCGGCCATCGACTACGTGGCCGACGACGACATCGGCCGCACCATCGGCGGCGTGCGGACCATGGTGGGCGAAATCAAGCATCGCCTGGGCTTTTCCAACGGCATCCTGCACGGCATGACCATGCCGAGCTACGTGGTGGATACCGATGGCCGCATCACCTACCTGAACCAGGCCATGCTGGACCTGCTGGGCATTTCCGGCAAGCCCGACGAGCACCTGGGCACCGACGTGGCCGTGCTCTTTTACGGCGAGGCCGGGCGCGACACCGTGGTGGGCCGCTGCATGCGCGAGCGCCGGGCCATCCTGAACACGGAACTGACCCTGGCCCGCCGCACCGGCGGCACCGTGCACGCCCGCCTGGACACCGCGCCCCTGCTGGACATGGACGGCAACCTCATCGGCGCGTTCTCCATCTTCGCCGACCTGACGGACATCAAGGCCCACCAGCAGGAGATGGAGGCCAAGAACACCCTCATCGGCGAGGTGGCCGCCGAGGCGGACCGCATCTCGCAGGTGGTGGCCGATGCCGCCGCCGGGCTTGCCCGCCAGGTGGAACTGGCCGAACGCGGGGCCGACGTGCAGAAGGCCCGCGCCGGTGAGGCCGCCAGCGCCATGGACCAGATGAACGCATCGGTGGTCGAGGTGGCCCGCGCCGCCGACGAGGCCGCCGCCAGCGCCGACGAAGCACGCGCCAAGGCCGAGGAAGGCGCCTCCATCACCCGCGAGACCGTGGCCGCCAGCACCGCCGTGGCCACCGACGCCGAGGGCCTGCGCACCGACATGCGCGAACTGGGCACGCAGGTGGAGGGCATTGGCCGGATCATGGACGTGATTTCCGACATCGCCGACCAGACCAACCTGCTGGCGCTGAACGCCGCCATCGAGGCGGCCCGCGCCGGGGATGCCGGGCGCGGCTTCGCCGTGGTTGCCGACGAGGTACGCAAACTGGCCGAAAAGACCATGGGCGCCACCCGCGAAGTGGGCGAGGCGGTAACGCGCATTCGCGCCGGGGCTGCCCGCAACCTGCAAGCCACGGAAAACGCCGCCCGCAACGTGGGCCGGTCTGCCGAACTGGCGGAAACCTCCGGCCAGACCTTGCAACACATCGTCACCATTGCCGTGACCACCGCCGACCGGGTACGGGCCATCGCCACCGCCGCGTCCCAGCAATCCGCCGCCAGCGAGGAAATCAGCCGCGCCACCGGCGAGGTGGACCGCATCTCGGGCGAGACCGTGGACGCCATGCGCGAGGCCGCCCGTGCCGTTGCCGCACTGGCGGAGCAGGCGGAGGCGCTTCGCGCCGTCATGGCACGCATGCGTTAG
- a CDS encoding nitroreductase family protein, giving the protein MPFFEVDAQKCKRDNICIDECPIRILIVDKETGVAKMRQGAEDACIRCGHCVAVCPSGAVRLEGMPLDEFAPVRRELAVEADAAEQFLRGRRSIRTFKEQPVEHDVLARIMDTVRWAPTASHRQPVRWVMVEDPARTREIAALIIDWMLHLREHDPETAKRHNVAGLIAGSRKGVDLVLRGAPHIAVACCDGGATWPAVDSAIALTYLELAAHAHGVAACWGGYFTYAANAYAPLRELLGLGENDRVQGAQMLGYAKYRYRRIPWRKPLSITWK; this is encoded by the coding sequence ATGCCGTTTTTCGAAGTGGACGCGCAGAAATGCAAGCGCGACAACATCTGTATCGACGAATGCCCCATCCGTATCCTGATCGTCGACAAGGAAACGGGCGTGGCCAAGATGCGCCAGGGTGCCGAGGATGCCTGCATCCGTTGCGGCCATTGCGTGGCCGTCTGTCCGAGCGGGGCGGTGCGCCTTGAAGGCATGCCCCTTGACGAATTTGCCCCGGTGCGTCGCGAACTGGCCGTGGAGGCCGACGCGGCGGAACAGTTCCTGCGCGGGCGCCGCTCCATCCGCACGTTCAAGGAACAGCCGGTTGAGCACGACGTGCTGGCCCGGATCATGGACACCGTGCGCTGGGCTCCCACCGCCAGCCACCGCCAGCCGGTGCGCTGGGTGATGGTGGAAGACCCCGCCCGGACCCGTGAAATCGCCGCCCTGATCATCGACTGGATGCTGCACCTGCGCGAACATGACCCGGAAACCGCCAAGCGCCACAACGTGGCCGGGCTGATCGCCGGGTCGCGCAAGGGCGTGGACCTGGTGCTGCGCGGCGCGCCGCACATCGCCGTGGCCTGCTGCGACGGCGGTGCCACCTGGCCCGCCGTGGATTCGGCCATCGCCCTTACCTATCTGGAACTGGCCGCCCATGCCCACGGTGTGGCCGCCTGCTGGGGCGGTTACTTCACGTACGCGGCCAACGCCTACGCCCCCCTGCGCGAGCTGCTGGGCCTTGGCGAGAACGACCGGGTGCAGGGCGCACAGATGCTGGGGTATGCGAAGTATCGGTACCGGCGGATTCCGTGGCGTAAACCCCTCTCCATCACCTGGAAATAG